The Rhopalosiphum maidis isolate BTI-1 chromosome 1, ASM367621v3, whole genome shotgun sequence genome has a segment encoding these proteins:
- the LOC113549362 gene encoding iron-sulfur cluster assembly 2 homolog, mitochondrial: protein MTFTVLMVKNVQKCFKYIMGPQTTRHFSSKLVEEDLKVTDDCIKRLEAICDQDEFLRLSVESGGCSGYQYKFELDKTIAIDDCILEKQGIKIVVDTTSLNYIKGSTIDYEQQLIRAAFKLIRNPKAQDGCSCGASFSIKID, encoded by the coding sequence atgacATTTACCGTGttaatggttaaaaatgttcaaaagtgtttcaaatatataatgggTCCACAGACAACCAGACATTTTTCATCAAAACTAGTTGAAGAAGACTTAAAAGTAACTGATGATTGTATAAAACGTCTTGAAGCTATTTGTGATCAAGATGAATTCCTTCGTCTAAGTGTTGAGAGCGGTGGCTGTTCAGGATATCAATACAAGTTTGAATTAGATAAAACTATTGCAATAGATGATTGCATATTAGAAAAGCAAGGTATTAAGATAGTAGTGGATACAACTtccttaaattatatcaaaggATCAACAATTGACTATGAACAACAGTTAATCAGAGctgcttttaaattaataaggaaTCCAAAAGCACAGGATGGATGTTCTTGTGGTGCgtcattttcaataaaaattgattga